A genomic segment from Treponema sp. Marseille-Q3903 encodes:
- a CDS encoding DUF2225 domain-containing protein: MMGQSKNVEKKKLPISYWSKEKCSCPICQKHFEREIMRSGNGRMIAGGLTEELHRIFEPSAKYGRVYPLIYEIGVCPNCYSAFFWNDFTEKIAPEDGDKLYEHSDKRKCACEEIFPYFNLKHERTLYDGTAMYYLALMTYDDMGAYALPTMKKAILSLRLAWLTQDINERCSGHNYDIVSKMFYSKALFFYQQAVINEEKRLEKSSTLPNMGPDIDKNYGWDGVIYLCGLLEYKYGQTNDIQLRLKKLSESKTAIARIFGLGKSSKNKPGPLLEHARDLYDNLSKLVNDDNF, translated from the coding sequence ATGATGGGACAATCTAAAAATGTCGAAAAGAAAAAACTTCCAATATCTTACTGGTCAAAAGAAAAATGCAGTTGTCCAATCTGCCAAAAACATTTTGAACGTGAGATAATGCGAAGCGGTAACGGACGCATGATTGCCGGTGGTCTTACAGAAGAGCTTCATCGTATTTTTGAACCGTCAGCAAAATATGGCCGCGTCTATCCTCTTATTTATGAAATTGGCGTTTGCCCTAATTGCTATTCCGCATTTTTTTGGAACGATTTTACAGAAAAAATAGCTCCTGAAGATGGCGATAAACTATACGAACATTCTGATAAACGAAAATGTGCATGTGAAGAGATTTTTCCTTATTTCAATCTTAAACACGAAAGGACATTATACGATGGTACGGCGATGTATTATTTGGCATTGATGACGTATGATGATATGGGTGCTTATGCTCTTCCGACGATGAAAAAAGCAATCCTCTCACTTAGGCTTGCATGGCTTACACAAGACATAAATGAACGATGCTCTGGGCACAACTACGATATAGTTTCGAAGATGTTTTACAGCAAAGCGCTGTTTTTTTATCAACAGGCAGTCATAAATGAAGAAAAACGTCTGGAAAAAAGCTCAACTCTTCCAAATATGGGACCGGATATAGATAAAAATTACGGTTGGGACGGCGTTATATATTTGTGTGGGCTTCTTGAATACAAGTATGGGCAGACAAACGATATTCAGCTTAGGTTAAAAAAGCTTTCAGAGTCAAAAACTGCAATCGCCCGCATTTTTGGACTTGGTAAATCATCAAAAAATAAACCGGGACCGCTTTTGGAACACGCACGCGATTTGTACGATAATCTGTCTAAGCTTGTAAATGATGATAACTTCTGA
- a CDS encoding holo-ACP synthase yields the protein MIYGIGSDIAEVKRFEKWVKNPQMIDRFFNEREVSKGKNIFAMCQHLAVRFAAKEAFSKALGTGLSGFELKDVYITKDENGKPFLNFQKSAINLLKERCGECRVHVSLSHEKEYALAFVVIEKGE from the coding sequence ATGATTTACGGAATTGGAAGTGATATTGCAGAAGTCAAGCGTTTTGAAAAATGGGTAAAAAATCCGCAGATGATTGACAGATTCTTTAATGAAAGGGAAGTTTCAAAAGGGAAAAATATTTTTGCAATGTGTCAACATCTCGCTGTGAGGTTTGCAGCTAAAGAAGCTTTTTCAAAAGCTCTTGGAACGGGACTTTCAGGTTTTGAGCTAAAGGATGTATACATAACGAAAGACGAAAACGGAAAGCCTTTTTTGAATTTTCAAAAATCTGCTATAAATCTGTTGAAAGAAAGGTGCGGGGAATGTAGAGTTCACGTTTCTCTCAGTCACGAAAAAGAATATGCACTTGCATTTGTTGTAATAGAAAAGGGGGAATGA